A window of the Theileria parva strain Muguga chromosome 2, complete sequence, whole genome shotgun sequence genome harbors these coding sequences:
- a CDS encoding DnaJ domain protein, whose translation MESYMINKLTDAVRVLELSDELNIDFPKVKSNYNRIVKSVHPDKNCGQDRGLDSVLEAYKLLDYYFNVVLNGKICQLCHLSNICESSTYYDFRHVNSHQSCRYYKSENSVEDLNCKLYESKLLLEDSSKLGSNPTNRFSCCYINSKENLTSSRFYIELSKNSLDVFEGIPYVTCRCGQILLITTEATALGIHTFDCDICSCSYNIA comes from the coding sequence ATGGAGAGTTATATGATAAACAAACTGACTGATGCTGTACGAGTTCTTGAACTATCTGATGAGTTGAACATAGATTTCCCCAAGGTAAAGAGTAATTATAACCGAATTGTTAAATCTGTCCACCCAGACAAGAATTGTGGGCAGGACAGGGGCCTTGATTCTGTTTTGGAAGCATATAAGCTTCTcgattattattttaatgtagttTTAAATGGTAAAATTTGCCAATTGTGTCATTTGTCTAATATTTGTGAAAGTTCTACTTACTATGATTTCCGCCATGTCAATTCACATCAATCATGTCGGTACTATAAATCAGAAAATTCAGTAGAAGACcttaattgtaaattatacgAGTCGAAACTGTTATTAGAGGATTCGTCAAAATTGGGTTCGAATCCTACAAATAGATTTAGTTGCTGTTATATCAATAGTAAGGAAAACCTAACTTCTTCCAGATTTTATATTGAACTTTCCAAAAACTCTCTTGATGTTTTTGAGGGTATTCCATACGTCACATGTCGTTGTGGTCAGATTTTACTTATTACAACTGAGGCCACTGCCCTTGGCATCCACACATTTGACTGTGACATATGCTCTTGTTCATATAACATAGCATAA
- the FEN1 gene encoding Flap endonuclease 1, with translation MGIKGLIPFLSEKVPSSISELSLESLSGESLAIDASAALYQFTIAIRDSSYFSSLVNSKGESTSHIYGLMNRCSKFLEYGIKPVFVFDSKPPELKTKTLEKRRQQREEANASLKKAISEGDKESVKKLVGRTVKVSKEMNESAKKLLRLMGVPVIEALEEAEAQCAYLVTKNLCRFVASEDTDTLVFGGAFLLRNVASSSSKKILKVDLQKVLDGLEFNFDQFIDFCILCGCDYCDTLEGVGPKTAYSLVKKYQNLEEIVNFKGGDYDDFKEAKEYFLSPKVNEYDENSVKLGTIDPEGLTEFLVQENNFSKERVEKFIEKLLKFKTKKIQTSLLSFLTAPQHNNKAKSSNKRPREPKALDCKPNTYGSGKGTNVVKKESSTIKKDEIDLTAEDLFCEPSNSDNEEDDRGRVDKNEDLFKKSENETNEIKQNQFKSKSDEKKKQEEHHTIEFNFNHRKVILIDDDDDEVVTTANSEKMNCEIDKVKEEELNKKGNLNDVVCLMFCFRILNQLKGSKGKSFFTCQLTNSNLVFHHYFTKNYYTTDSHETAETPSYNPHNKDYVYENETYKICGVPIPNGLIQFIVVEKFVPFVTFYDILTHQSSSQAITPQNNILESNIFENNNLLSTFRNQLRENIDADDIKLSEIEKNRLKRLADISYSHGTSWDSLDNLYLDFYRAKQEALKAWEQNKHQLIRFANEVSINRINSSKSLNQMKGSGRLIKLFTQKYYNRWLNLYMSPFSTGMLIKYLKAHVTSALLNRENYEARGESLNIKFTQSDINPYFQKPI, from the exons ATGGGAATTAAAGGACTCATCCCGTTTTTGAGTGAAAAGGTGCCTTCCAGTATTAGTGAATTATCCCTGGAAAGTTTGTCTGGAGAATCTCTTGCTATAGACGCTAGTGCTGCTCTTTATCAATTTACAATTGCCATCCGAGACTCCAGTTACTTTAGTTCTCTTGTGAACTCTAAGGGAGAATCTACAAGTCACATCTACGGGTTGATGAACCGTTGTTCTAAGTTCTTGGAATATGGAATAAAGCCTGTGTTTGTTTTTGACTCAAAACCTCCAGAATTGAAGACGAAAACGCTGGAGAAAAGACGCCAACAAAGAGAAGAGGCCAACGCCAGTTTGAAGAAAGCTATTTCGGAAGGCGATAAGGAGTCAGTCAAGAAGTTAGTAGGCCGTACAGTAAAGGTATCGAAGGAAATGAACGAGTCTGCAAAGAAATTGCTTCGTCTGATGGGGGTTCCAGTTATAGAAGCATTAGAAGAAGCAGAAGCACAGTGTGCATACTTGGTAACCAAGAATTTGTGCCGTTTCGTGGCTTCTGAGGACACTGACACTTTGGTGTTCGGAGGGGCGTTTCTACTTAGAAATGTTGCTTCAAGTAGCAGTAAGAAAATCCTCAAAGTAGATTTACAAAAGGTTTTGGATGGGCTGGAATTTAACTTCGATCAATTTATCGACTTTTGTATACTCTGCGGTTGCGACTACTGCGACACCTTGGAAGGAGTTGGACCAAAAACTGCATATTCTCTGGTAAAGAAATACCAAAATTTGGAAGAAATAGTTAACTTCAAAGGCGGCGATTACGATGACTTTAAAGAGGCAAAggaatattttttatcaccTAAGGTTAACGAATATGATGAGAATAGCGTGAAGTTGGGCACGATAGATCCTGAGGGACTGACTGAATTTCTGGTCCAAGAAAACAACTTTTCGAAAGAAAGGGTGGAGAAgtttattgaaaaattgcTAAAGTTCAAGACCAAGAAGATACAAACATCTTTATTATCCTTTTTAACAGCTCCGCAACATAATAACAAGGCTAAAAGTTCGAATAAAAGACCGAGAGAACCAAAAGCTCTGGATTGTAAACCTAATACCTATGGGTCTGGGAAGGGGACAAATGTTGTTAAAAAGGAAAGTTCAACAATCAAAAAAGATGAGATTGATCTAACTGCAGAGGATTTATTCTGTGAACCTTCAAATAGCGAtaatgaagaagatgataGGGGGCGTGTAGATAAGAACGAAGATCTATTTAAGAAGTCGGAAAATGAAacaaatgaaattaaacaaaatcaaTTTAAGTCAAAATCTGATGAGAAGAAAAAACAAGAAGAACACCACACAATTgaatttaactttaatcACAGGAAAGTAATACTAATCGACGATGACGATGATGAGGTTGTAACTACAGCTAACAGTGAAAAAATGAATTGCG AAATTGATAAAGTAAAAGAGGAGGAATTGAATAAAAAAggtaattta AACGACGTAGTTTGTTTGATGTTTTGCTTTCGCATCCTAAACCAACTAAAAGGTTCAAAAGGTAAATCTTTTTTTACATGTCAATTGACCAATTCAAACCTGGTTTTTCACCACTATttcactaaaaattattacacaaCTGACTCACACGAGACTGCGGAAACTCCTAGTTATAACCCTCATAATAAAGATTACGTTTATGAAAATGAAACATACAAAATCTGCGGAGTCCCTATACCGAACGGTTTAATTCAATTTATTGTGGTTGAAAAGTTTGTTCCATTTGTTACATTTTATGACATTTTAACCCACCAATCATCTTCACAGGCAATTACCCCCCAAAATAACATCTTAGAATCAAAcatatttgaaaataataacctACTCTCTACATTCCGAAACCAACTGCGTGAGAATATTGATGCCGATgacattaaattatccgaaattgaaaaaaacAGGTTGAAGAGATTGGCTGATATTAGCTATTCACATGGGACATCATGGGATAGTTTAGATAATTTATACTTAGATTTTTATCGAGCTAAGCAAGAAGCACTAAAAGCATGGGAACAGAACAAGCACCAATTGATAAGGTTTGCTAACGAGGTTAGCATAAATAGAATTAACTCTAGTAAATCCCTAAATCAAATGAAGGGTTCTGGAAGGttaattaagttatttacacagaaatattataatcGATGGCTTAACTTATATATGTCACCCTTTTCTACTGGAATGTTAATTAAGTACCTAAAAGCTCACGTAACCTCTGCACTTTTAAATAGAGAAAATTACGAAGCAAGGGGCGAAAGTCTGAATATTAAGTTCACCCAATCGGATATAAACCCCTACTTTCAGAAACCCATTTAA
- the ZRANB2 gene encoding Zn-finger in Ran binding protein and others family protein, giving the protein MDRREGDWLCPDTSCGNLNFSKRTKCNICGIPRPTDQSSNLVSSPKQGDWTCNKCGNLNWAKRTHCNICNISRALQEPEDRLGRGGGYFDLFDPRDRKEHDSEDEEYDEFGRKKKKSLKNKDQ; this is encoded by the exons atggATAGAAGGGAAGGCGATTGGTTATGTCCCGATACATC GTGTGGTAACCTAAATTTTTCAAAGCGCACTAAGTGTAATATTTGTGGAATACCTCGACCAACAG aTCAGTCTTCCAACCTCGTTTCCTCTCCAAAGCAAGGAGATTGGACCTGCAAcaa GTGTGGAAATTTAAACTGGGCAAAAAGGACACATTGCAACATCTGTAATATATCTAGAGCATTGCAAGAACCT GAAGATAGATTGGGCCGAGGAGGAGGCTATTTCGATCTTTTTGACCCTAGGGATAGGAAGGAACACGATTCTGAAGACGAAGAATACGACGAGTTTGGTAGAAAGAAGAAAAAATCACTAAAGAACAAGGACCAGtga